Within Dermacentor albipictus isolate Rhodes 1998 colony chromosome 3, USDA_Dalb.pri_finalv2, whole genome shotgun sequence, the genomic segment TCACGCCcacaagttgtagttgtaatatTGCATAGTATTTATTCTGTAGAAAGCATTGCAGGCCAAAATGACTGCACTGTGAATCGTGTGAAGCGAGACTTTATGACTACGTTACTTGCATAGCTGCTGCAGCGTTGCCTGTTAAGTATGAAATGGAGTACAGCAGCCTAGGCCATTCAAGCCTAGCTTCTTCTGTTTTCGGTAAAGAAGCACCACAGACTCACGGTGAGTCGTGGTGGTGTTCACTTGATGGCGTTGCAGCATCAGTCTCGGTTCGAACACTGCCCCTGGACGATGTGCTGCAGCGCCCCGGCTTGCGGAGAGTGGGTGGCAGAGCAGTGGGTCGGGTGGCCTGCTGCTTGGCTCCTTCCAGGTTAGTGAAGACTTTGCTTTTCACCTCTTTCACCTGCATTGCAGGAAGGATAACATCAGCAAGAAAGCAAGATAACATTGGACAACATTTGTTAATGCAGTTATGCACTCACTTGTTTGCCTCGATTATTATAAATCTCATGTAACACCCAGACTATTTTTCAAAATCTTGGCCGGGAGCAGTTCTCAGGCGAGTCAGCATTTGGACTAGCTGCTGACACTACATATTATGCAATGGCTGTTATGAAGAACACAGACCTTCCCATTGGAGGAGAGGGCATCTCCTCTCTGCACAGTTGCATGCGAGTGCAAAAACacatgctgctgcttctgcgaCACTTTTGAGTAGGGGTTCACAGGTGTTCACCACAGTCCACAAGACATTGTGGGGACACTCAGGTAGCTCTTGCTGGAAATAACTATTCAGTAACCAATTATTTATTTGAGAAATGTGCATTCAGTGATTTGCTACTTTCACTGTCGAAACCATTCAACTCTAACTGCTCTAGTGGAAAGGTTGATGCAAGTGATCTTTGGTGAGTCATTTGTTctccaaattttttttcagcatgaAAGTGGAGGTGCGGGCCTTTTGTGACTGGTGGCCCTTCGAATACAGTAATTTATATAAAAATGTTGTTCCTAATTTGGTGCAATATAGTGCTTCCTCAGTTATAACCAGCTTTAATATGCCAAAGCAACACCTGAACTTTGAGGAATATTGGATACGATGGCTggagattaattttgaccacctcaggGTCTTTAAACGTACAGCGATGCAAAACAATAATGACACGTTTGAGTGGCCATTTCAGAGTATTCTGGCAGTGCTACCAAAATGCTGCATCACAAGATGAACTGAGTGAAATAAGTGTCATTCATGCTTCATTATCCACGTTTGACCCTTCTTGCGGGCACAGTAGAGCTTAATTGCTGTCGTACACGACCTGTGAAGTACTGCTGGAGTGCTCATTAACATTACCAGCAAAATATGCCATAAATCATTCGAGACTTTTAGACCATCTGTGCATTCTTCACCCAAAGGAAATTACACACTAGTGGAGAAAATGAAATTCAAGCTTCTCTTTCTCATTTGAAGCACGTGATGTTATGGTAAGATGAAAGATTTCAGTGTTTTCGTTTTCTCTTTTGAGCATTTGGGCTGTTTCAATGCAAGAGGTACCCACAGAAGTTGCCAGGCTGAGTTTTCCCTTAATTTCAAATGTGACATTATCATATTTTGCAATGGTCAGGAGTTAACCAGACACAGTGCAGACACATGCTGCTGCCAAAATCAATGACatcatcagaaaatcatacaaaaatGTCAAGGTGGCAGCTCCACACAACTTTCACTTTAACATCCTTTCTAACACACCAATGGTAAAATCAGTGGTAAAGTTTTACCAACCATGGTTAAACTGGCCTATTTGTAATTTTGTAAGCATAACTGACCACTCAAGCCCACTGTAATGTTCCTGTTCACCATCCCCTTTAATATCCACCAATATTTAAGCATACGGGCATTCTTTTAATTCCAGTTTCATCTGAACTCAGCTGCTGTGATCAGAAACAGAGACGCTTGTGATCAGCATGGCTCTATTAGCTGAATAATTACATTTACTTTACATACATGCCACCCTTCTGCCACGCCACTTGCTTGCTACAAATGTATCATTAAAGCATGATAGCTTGCACAGAGTGCTCCCAAGAGTTTACCTCAAAATCATTTTCTGTAACATTCAAATTATATACCGCACCACTAATACCACCCAGACAAAGACAAATCTCTCTCCCTATAAGTACGCTGCCTTGGTGCATTTCAAGAGTGACCAGCACAGCTGCTGATCATGAACACATATGAGTAAATAGTGTATTGTCAGTGTAGTGTGTAGTAATCTCAGTCTGTTGTCTGTGCAGTAAGCAAATAATATGACGTTGGGCTAAAAGGCAATATAAAAATAATGTTTTTGGAGCTATGCATTAATAACTACACTATGTCACGCACAAGCATGGCTGGTATTTTCTGAATGGGCCGTTTGCTAAGCTGCATCTGCCAGCGTTCCATGATACATACTTCACATGACTTCATTGAAATGCAGCACAATGAACGCACATGGTGAAACCATGAACACTGCTTGCTAAACTGCACTGACACTTCTGAAATGTCCCATCTCATGTCTAACATCAAAGGTACTCGCAATACAGCTAAAAACATTCAAGAAAGCATGTATGCAATAGCTGTGTGTAGATCTCGGTACAGGCTCCTGAGAATAAAGTCCAGAGAGAGTGAACTTCTGTACAAGCAACCCCAAGCTGTTCACAGAACACATGCACATAATAAAAGTATTTTCAGCTCCACGCCGATCAGCTTAATATGCATACCAAAAAGCACATCTCCCATTTCAGTGCCTATTTGTCATGTTTGCATTATTCAAAAGTTATGAACCTTCTTATATAAAGTGTTTCCCTTGGGTGGAAACCAGCACACCTCAACTTCCATGCTTATTATTATGCCTGTTTTCTGCATAACTGCATTAAACTGCCCAGACAAATGTCATGCTTAGAGTTACATATCTTCATAGTCGAAGTGCActacttcagtttcagtttattattcattCAAGATACACAGTTGGTCGTTAGTAGTATACAGGCGAGGGTCTCAAAGTCAAACGACTGCAGCAGTACCCTCAGTTAACAAATAGATTAGTACGACATGATTAATTAATACAGCAGTGTAAAATTATgctatctataaataaataaaaagtgaacGAAATAGTGAAAAGGAATACATTCGATTTTCATACAAGGAGtcatacataataataataaaaaaaaatttgcacacTACCAATCTAAATTGTATAAACCTATTTAACAAATGAAGTGCACACTTTATATACAAAGTAAATTATTTAGGACAACTAGTTATACTTTAAGTTCATATTCAATGCGTGCAAAGATCATGATGATTTAAAAGCATGAGGCTTGAAAACATATTAAGAGCTTGAAAACATATGGTGGATAGGTTGTTCGAATCAAAAAGAGCTCTATGCTTACCTTTGGTTTTACCTTGTCATCAGCCATGCTGGCGGCCAATTTTGAAGTAACGTCATCCCATCGACCTTTCTTTGGTTGcctcacaattttttttgttggcTCTTCACTTTCTGTTTTGCTTGCTTCAATCATTGCTTTTACTTTAGAGACCACTAACTTTGGTGCTGGCTTTGGAAAGGAAATGGGTACTCTCTTCAATGTTGTCTTTACCGCTTTGCCTGTCTTCTCCATGGTGGCAACCTTAGCCTCTTCAGGCTCAGCCACTGGCTTTTCAATGTCAATGTCATCAGCATCTTTAGTTGCAGTCTCAGGTTCGTTGGTTTGGCTTTCACCCGCCCCGGCAGGGTGTGCATCCGGACTACTGCCCTCTTCACAGGTAATTTCTCGTTCTCCAGCGGAATGCACAACTTCTGGTTCACTAGTGGACCGTTGCTGCACTGCGCCCGTTTCATCTTGCTTCACGGCCAACATGGGATCCTTGGACACCGGTGCCTGCAGACGGAGGGATGGCAGGTGCTTCCCGGCAGGCGAGGGGACACGGCCACAGTCCGGGCAGCAGTCCGGATGGAGATTTCGTCTTTGAAACTCTGACTCAGAGACGGCGCCACTATCTTGGCTGCTGCAGGTGGACCACCGCATCATCTTGTCTTCACACGGGCTCACTGCGGTCCCTGCTTCACTTTGGTTCTCCATTTCAGAGTCACCCTGGAAGCCTGTGTCTGTGCTGCGCACAGTGTAGGCCGACGTGGGTCGCTTGGGCCTGGTGCCATCCTCTCCCTGCAGGCTGCTCAGGTTGACTGCGGTCAGTGCATCGGCTGCACTTGGAAGCTCGCACTCCACAGAACCAATGCTGGTCGCAAACCCAGATGAGCATTCGAGACTGTCGGATGTCTTCTTCATGCTGGATTCATCAGAATTAAGGTCGGCAGTCACCGAAGAGGGAGTCTCAGACATAGTATGACTAAGCGGGGAAGGCTCGTTGGTTATGATGGCTCCACTGCGAGCCATAACCGTGTTGAGGTAGTCTACTTGGTCGGGGAAATTATATTGCAATATTCGCAAAACATTACTGCTTATCATTGGAATGTTGTCGTCAGTAAGGGGGTCACTAGGCTTGAATTCTGTGGATGCAGCACAGGGCTGCTCATCCCCCTCATCTAGCTGCTCTTCGTCCACAATGTCAGCCACATCATCTATAGAAAATGAATTTGGGAGAACCCCTTGGTACGACTGTCCATCAACAGAGACAGCAATATCTCTCATAGCGCCATCTGTTAGTATTCCCAGGCTGTCTTGCTTTGAACCTTCATCCACCTCATCCATGATTTCAGCAATTGGAGAGAGAAAGTCAACAcccccaacagctccttctgggctttgcgaaagTGTTTTCTTAGCACACCTGTTTTCAACTTCGTCAGAATTCTCATGAATGGGGGAAAGAGTGTTTTTCGGTGCAGCACTTGGATCAGGAGCTGGTTCCTGTGGTGGTAGTTCACTCATAAGTGCAGAGCGAAGTTCCTGAAGAACCTCCGGACTCACACGATCACGTAGCGATGAGTCTCTACGATCATAGTCATCGGAATCACTGTCTGGGGAACAAGTTGCAGTTGCGTCTCTCCATAACGGCGCATGGTCAGCTGAATATGATGCTGCCTCAGTATTGCGACCAGTGACATAACTGCCAAGCTCATCGACTTCGTCTGTTGTATCTATTTCTTTCTGCCTTAATTTTGATGCCCTGCCTGAGAAACCGAGCTTGGGGAGGCGTGACAGAAGGGATGCACTTTTCGGCCTAACTGCTGGCTGTTCATTTTCCGTCTGAGCCTGTGAAGATAACTCGGGCAGTGTTCGCACTGACTGCTGGACACGCAGTTTCACTTTCGACTCTGGCACAAAGATACCATGGTTCGGACGGCATGCAAAATAGGTTACTCCATCAACAATGCCACTGTGCTTTCCACCTGCTGCATCATCAAGCTCAACACCACACAAAACTCCTTCGGCAAAATGCGTTTCTCCATAGTACTGAAGTATGCCATGTTTCGATTCTCCTATAGACACACGATCACCAATCTTGAGATACTTGTGGGTTCTTCTGAATGCCTCATCAACTGGTGCTTCTGTACTCTGATGATTTAATGAAAGGGAAGTCGGCTTTGGAAGTGGCTCCGCTTCTGATGGAAGGTTTAAGGTGGCTTTGGGGAGGAGTGCTGTGAAGTCTTCTAGTTTCTTGGCAATGACACGCTGAGGTCTTGGAATGAAACGGGCAATCTTGGAGCTCCTCTGCTGTCCAGTATCAGGCCTGTGACcctgggaataaaaaaaaaggaagaaaaagatcgttttttttttgtgtgaacaCAGGCACAAGAGCCACCCGACACGCACTTTCAATCCTGTTGCAAGCATTGTAGTAATCAAGGGTTTTACAACACACCCAACGAACTCAGGTCACACGAGGAGGACTGCGCAACTCCCACATCCATCCCAGAAGACACATGCTGCCTGTCAGCAGAAGTGGTGTACAGCCACTGCTCTGAACCTACCGCGGGGAAGCGCTTTTCCTGTTCTCTCAAGACGGTGTCCTTCTCTCCAATCAGAAAAGGAAACACGGTCCTCCGCGCCACCACCAAAATAAACACACGCACCCGCCCTTCGCTTGGGCCCTTTCATTTCTCGACGTGTTCCATCCCATCCAGCAGATGACCCTCTCTCGCATCCATTTCGGGTTTTCTCCCTCTCTCGCGCCAACTCCGGAGGAGGGCAGGCACTCCTGACCCACATTTGTGGGAGCCCGCAATGTCGCTCTCGCCACGGCGCTATGCATGCAGTCACTCTTCGCTCTCCAAACGTtttagaggaggaggagggtcaAAAGTGGAGAGAACATCATACGAATCCGCAAGAGCGCGCGGAGATGTGCTAGTTTAGAACAAGCAAATATTTAAAAGTAGACAGCACCAGTAAATGACCTGCCAGTTGGAGAATAAAGACGTGCGGTCGGTCGCACGCGCAGCGAACAATACGACTTGCGAGGCGAGGCGCAAGTTACTGCAGCCTGTCTCGAAGGCGCAGAAGGGAAAGGTGTGCCGTTTCACGCACACGTGCAGAACGTGTGCtggaaacgaacaaaaaaaaaaataaagattgtGGGTGTCCGTTGTACACATACGTAAGTTCTAAGAACACGGTCGGGAAAACAACGTTTGCGCCGCGATATGTCACCGCGACCACACGCACGCAGCTGCTAGGGCTCAATATTGTTTATTCTGGATGTTTGGTTCTAAAGCAGTGTCTCCACAACATTTGTTTGGTTCGACCCGATTTGCTTTAAGAGAACCACGGAATAGTGAGAAGGGCAAAATGCTCCGCGGGAGCACCTTATCGTAGTTACACCGAATACGCGCACTGCCGCGCTGTTTTCGACGGGAGCGTTATTTGAC encodes:
- the LOC135919528 gene encoding restin homolog isoform X6; its protein translation is MAEGHRPDTGQQRSSKIARFIPRPQRVIAKKLEDFTALLPKATLNLPSEAEPLPKPTSLSLNHQSTEAPVDEAFRRTHKYLKIGDRVSIGESKHGILQYYGETHFAEGVLCGVELDDAAGGKHSGIVDGVTYFACRPNHGIFVPESKVKLRVQQSVRTLPELSSQAQTENEQPAVRPKSASLLSRLPKLGFSGRASKLRQKEIDTTDEVDELGSYVTGRNTEAASYSADHAPLWRDATATCSPDSDSDDYDRRDSSLRDRVSPEVLQELRSALMSELPPQEPAPDPSAAPKNTLSPIHENSDEVENRCAKKTLSQSPEGAVGGVDFLSPIAEIMDEVDEGSKQDSLGILTDGAMRDIAVSVDGQSYQGVLPNSFSIDDVADIVDEEQLDEGDEQPCAASTEFKPSDPLTDDNIPMISSNVLRILQYNFPDQVDYLNTVMARSGAIITNEPSPLSHTMSETPSSVTADLNSDESSMKKTSDSLECSSGFATSIGSVECELPSAADALTAVNLSSLQGEDGTRPKRPTSAYTVRSTDTGFQGDSEMENQSEAGTAVSPCEDKMMRWSTCSSQDSGAVSESEFQRRNLHPDCCPDCGRVPSPAGKHLPSLRLQAPVSKDPMLAVKQDETGAVQQRSTSEPEVVHSAGEREITCEEGSSPDAHPAGAGESQTNEPETATKDADDIDIEKPVAEPEEAKVATMEKTGKAVKTTLKRVPISFPKPAPKLVVSKVKAMIEASKTESEEPTKKIVRQPKKGRWDDVTSKLAASMADDKVKPKVKEVKSKVFTNLEGAKQQATRPTALPPTLRKPGRCSTSSRGSVRTETDAATPSSEHHHDSPCGESSKDDTADSTTTAQDSTIMKGGDAASVHSSGKGAASVKSALSERKTKPTPKRPDYPRPWNTRPPTKELDGASMSRPALARRSLPMQPKSPCMPKTVHFSPLPCSPAPRRQDVKKGTAGAASQVISQGPGTGRPSKIGEVRIQAQSKAEFTKEIQRLGALCESKTKELTMLKLQLRHASAGFASFGVIIQHLNAQVLQNNSFRIPKLSEELRKSQEEIEKARIAIEEYKNNIEEYKRNQEKEIKAQKAELEAMHTQRIEELEATHKNELTGYLESHARKIEEMKAFYTDIIESDRKSHEETLDALKQRHREKIDAINEEYSLQLDSINEDHQARQKELEQRYETLQQQHKALQQQAREFQESVLSDTDAKIQHNKSLLAVRPDFSSSAILVKDYCL
- the LOC135919528 gene encoding restin homolog isoform X5 yields the protein MAEGHRPDTGQQRSSKIARFIPRPQRVIAKKLEDFTALLPKATLNLPSEAEPLPKPTSLSLNHQSTEAPVDEAFRRTHKYLKIGDRVSIGESKHGILQYYGETHFAEGVLCGVELDDAAGGKHSGIVDGVTYFACRPNHGIFVPESKVKLRVQQSVRTLPELSSQAQTENEQPAVRPKSASLLSRLPKLGFSGRASKLRQKEIDTTDEVDELGSYVTGRNTEAASYSADHAPLWRDATATCSPDSDSDDYDRRDSSLRDRVSPEVLQELRSALMSELPPQEPAPDPSAAPKNTLSPIHENSDEVENRCAKKTLSQSPEGAVGGVDFLSPIAEIMDEVDEGSKQDSLGILTDGAMRDIAVSVDGQSYQGVLPNSFSIDDVADIVDEEQLDEGDEQPCAASTEFKPSDPLTDDNIPMISSNVLRILQYNFPDQVDYLNTVMARSGAIITNEPSPLSHTMSETPSSVTADLNSDESSMKKTSDSLECSSGFATSIGSVECELPSAADALTAVNLSSLQGEDGTRPKRPTSAYTVRSTDTGFQGDSEMENQSEAGTAVSPCEDKMMRWSTCSSQDSGAVSESEFQRRNLHPDCCPDCGRVPSPAGKHLPSLRLQAPVSKDPMLAVKQDETGAVQQRSTSEPEVVHSAGEREITCEEGSSPDAHPAGAGESQTNEPETATKDADDIDIEKPVAEPEEAKVATMEKTGKAVKTTLKRVPISFPKPAPKLVVSKVKAMIEASKTESEEPTKKIVRQPKKGRWDDVTSKLAASMADDKVKPKVKEVKSKVFTNLEGAKQQATRPTALPPTLRKPGRCSTSSRGSVRTETDAATPSSEHHHDSPCGESSKDDTADSTTTAQDSTIMKGGDAASVHSSGKGAASVKSALSERKTKPTPKRPDYPRPWNTRPPTKDVKKGTAGAASQVISQGPGTGRPSKIGEVRIQAQSKAEFTKEIQRLGALCESKTKELTMLKLQLRHASAGFASFGVIIQHLNAQVLQNNSFRIPKLSEELRKSQEEIEKARIAIEEYKNNIEEYKRNQEKEIKAQKAELEAMHTQRIEELEATHKNELTGYLESHARKIEEMKAFYTDIIESDRKSHEETLDALKQRHREKIDAINEEYSLQLDSINEDHQARQKELEQRYETLQQQHKALQQQAREFQESVLSDTDAKIQHNKSLLAKNADLQKEVESLNVVLEMRANQIQSLQHANIERERKEEELDRCKAKMQKMEARIEDLQELLNEKAKVQSQLSVENAKLRETSEKQNRQLSRLDMHNEELKYKLRESVSSPMRDGGNKARARSTAYKRYSVADPTAMSQSWHAADHQSSPRASNGGGRLLGGAHGPHRSNQSSHSLPRGSSEGFQPRMRRSMSETSPPQDACVQQLFASFAAADVSGDSSIDDSLSTFENTPCSQDDLLRLTWVKEDGDLLQQDSESPNTPRVDSSS
- the LOC135919528 gene encoding restin homolog isoform X7 — encoded protein: MAEGHRPDTGQQRSSKIARFIPRPQRVIAKKLEDFTALLPKATLNLPSEAEPLPKPTSLSLNHQSTEAPVDEAFRRTHKYLKIGDRVSIGESKHGILQYYGETHFAEGVLCGVELDDAAGGKHSGIVDGVTYFACRPNHGIFVPESKVKLRVQQSVRTLPELSSQAQTENEQPAVRPKSASLLSRLPKLGFSGRASKLRQKEIDTTDEVDELGSYVTGRNTEAASYSADHAPLWRDATATCSPDSDSDDYDRRDSSLRDRVSPEVLQELRSALMSELPPQEPAPDPSAAPKNTLSPIHENSDEVENRCAKKTLSQSPEGAVGGVDFLSPIAEIMDEVDEGSKQDSLGILTDGAMRDIAVSVDGQSYQGVLPNSFSIDDVADIVDEEQLDEGDEQPCAASTEFKPSDPLTDDNIPMISSNVLRILQYNFPDQVDYLNTVMARSGAIITNEPSPLSHTMSETPSSVTADLNSDESSMKKTSDSLECSSGFATSIGSVECELPSAADALTAVNLSSLQGEDGTRPKRPTSAYTVRSTDTGFQGDSEMENQSEAGTAVSPCEDKMMRWSTCSSQDSGAVSESEFQRRNLHPDCCPDCGRVPSPAGKHLPSLRLQAPVSKDPMLAVKQDETGAVQQRSTSEPEVVHSAGEREITCEEGSSPDAHPAGAGESQTNEPETATKDADDIDIEKPVAEPEEAKVATMEKTGKAVKTTLKRVPISFPKPAPKLVVSKVKAMIEASKTESEEPTKKIVRQPKKGRWDDVTSKLAASMADDKVKPKVKEVKSKVFTNLEGAKQQATRPTALPPTLRKPGRCSTSSRGSVRTETDAATPSSEHHHDSPCGESSKDDTADSTTTAQDSTIMKGGDAASVHSSGKGAASVKSALSERKTKPTPKRPDYPRPWNTRPPTKELDGASMSRPALARRSLPMQPKSPCMPKTVHFSPLPCSPAPRRQDVKKGTAGAASQVISQGPGTGRPSKIGEVRIQAQSKAEFTKEIQRLGALCESKTKELTMLKLQLRHASAGFASFGVIIQHLNAQVLQNNSFRIPKLSEELRKSQEEIEKARIAIEEYKNNIEEYKRNQEKEIKAQKAELEAMHTQRIEELEATHKNELTGYLESHARKIEEMKAFYTDIIESDRKSHEETLDALKQRHREKIDAINEEYSLQLDSINEDHQARQKELEQRYETLQQQHKALQQQAREFQESVLSDTDAKIQHNKSLLAVRPDFSSSASI
- the LOC135919528 gene encoding restin homolog isoform X1, translating into MAEGHRPDTGQQRSSKIARFIPRPQRVIAKKLEDFTALLPKATLNLPSEAEPLPKPTSLSLNHQSTEAPVDEAFRRTHKYLKIGDRVSIGESKHGILQYYGETHFAEGVLCGVELDDAAGGKHSGIVDGVTYFACRPNHGIFVPESKVKLRVQQSVRTLPELSSQAQTENEQPAVRPKSASLLSRLPKLGFSGRASKLRQKEIDTTDEVDELGSYVTGRNTEAASYSADHAPLWRDATATCSPDSDSDDYDRRDSSLRDRVSPEVLQELRSALMSELPPQEPAPDPSAAPKNTLSPIHENSDEVENRCAKKTLSQSPEGAVGGVDFLSPIAEIMDEVDEGSKQDSLGILTDGAMRDIAVSVDGQSYQGVLPNSFSIDDVADIVDEEQLDEGDEQPCAASTEFKPSDPLTDDNIPMISSNVLRILQYNFPDQVDYLNTVMARSGAIITNEPSPLSHTMSETPSSVTADLNSDESSMKKTSDSLECSSGFATSIGSVECELPSAADALTAVNLSSLQGEDGTRPKRPTSAYTVRSTDTGFQGDSEMENQSEAGTAVSPCEDKMMRWSTCSSQDSGAVSESEFQRRNLHPDCCPDCGRVPSPAGKHLPSLRLQAPVSKDPMLAVKQDETGAVQQRSTSEPEVVHSAGEREITCEEGSSPDAHPAGAGESQTNEPETATKDADDIDIEKPVAEPEEAKVATMEKTGKAVKTTLKRVPISFPKPAPKLVVSKVKAMIEASKTESEEPTKKIVRQPKKGRWDDVTSKLAASMADDKVKPKVKEVKSKVFTNLEGAKQQATRPTALPPTLRKPGRCSTSSRGSVRTETDAATPSSEHHHDSPCGESSKDDTADSTTTAQDSTIMKGGDAASVHSSGKGAASVKSALSERKTKPTPKRPDYPRPWNTRPPTKELDGASMSRPALARRSLPMQPKSPCMPKTVHFSPLPCSPAPRRQDVKKGTAGAASQVISQGPGTGRPSKIGEVRIQAQSKAEFTKEIQRLGALCESKTKELTMLKLQLRHASAGFASFGVIIQHLNAQVLQNNSFRIPKLSEELRKSQEEIEKARIAIEEYKNNIEEYKRNQEKEIKAQKAELEAMHTQRIEELEATHKNELTGYLESHARKIEEMKAFYTDIIESDRKSHEETLDALKQRHREKIDAINEEYSLQLDSINEDHQARQKELEQRYETLQQQHKALQQQAREFQESVLSDTDAKIQHNKSLLAKNADLQKEVESLNVVLEMRANQIQSLQHANIERERKEEELDRCKAKMQKMEARIEDLQELLNEKAKVQSQLSVENAKLRETSEKQNRQLSRLDMHNEELKYKLRESVSSPMRDGGNKARARSTAYKRYSVADPTAMSQSWHAADHQSSPRASNGGGRLLGGAHGPHRSNQSSHSLPRGSSEGFQPRMRRSMSETSPPQDACVQQLFASFAAADVSGDSSIDDSLSTFENTPCSQDDLLRLTWVKEDGDLLQQDSESPNTPRVDSSS
- the LOC135919528 gene encoding restin homolog isoform X4; this encodes MAEGHRPDTGQQRSSKIARFIPRPQRVIAKKLEDFTALLPKATLNLPSEAEPLPKPTSLSLNHQSTEAPVDEAFRRTHKYLKIGDRVSIGESKHGILQYYGETHFAEGVLCGVELDDAAGGKHSGIVDGVTYFACRPNHGIFVPESKVKLRVQQSVRTLPELSSQAQTENEQPAVRPKSASLLSRLPKLGFSGRASKLRQKEIDTTDEVDELGSYVTGRNTEAASYSADHAPLWRDATATCSPDSDSDDYDRRDSSLRDRVSPEVLQELRSALMSELPPQEPAPDPSAAPKNTLSPIHENSDEVENRCAKKTLSQSPEGAVGGVDFLSPIAEIMDEVDEGSKQDSLGILTDGAMRDIAVSVDGQSYQGVLPNSFSIDDVADIVDEEQLDEGDEQPCAASTEFKPSDPLTDDNIPMISSNVLRILQYNFPDQVDYLNTVMARSGAIITNEPSPLSHTMSETPSSVTADLNSDESSMKKTSDSLECSSGFATSIGSVECELPSAADALTAVNLSSLQGEDGTRPKRPTSAYTVRSTDTGFQGDSEMENQSEAGTAVSPCEDKMMRWSTCSSQDSGAVSESEFQRRNLHPDCCPDCGRVPSPAGKHLPSLRLQAPVSKDPMLAVKQDETGAVQQRSTSEPEVVHSAGEREITCEEGSSPDAHPAGAGESQTNEPETATKDADDIDIEKPVAEPEEAKVATMEKTGKAVKTTLKRVPISFPKPAPKLVVSKVKAMIEASKTESEEPTKKIVRQPKKGRWDDVTSKLAASMADDKVKPKVKEVKSKVFTNLEGAKQQATRPTALPPTLRKPGRCSTSSRGSVRTETDAATPSSEHHHDSPCGESSKDDTADSTTTAQDSTIMKGGDAASVHSSGKGAASVKSALSERKTKPTPKRPDYPRPWNTRPPTKELDGASMSRPALARRSLPMQPKSPCMPKTVHFSPLPCSPAPRRQDVKKGTAGAASQVISQGPGTGRPSKIGEVRIQAQSKAEFTKEIQRLGALCESKTKELTMLKLQLRHASAGFASFGVIIQHLNAQVLQNNSFRIPKLSEELRKSQEEIEKARIAIEEYKNNIEEYKRNQEKEIKAQKAELEAMHTQRIEELEATHKNELTGYLESHARKIEEMKAFYTDIIESDRKSHEETLDALKQRHREKIDAINEEYSLQLDSINEDHQARQKELEQRYETLQQQHKALQQQAREFQESVLSDTDAKIQKNADLQKEVESLNVVLEMRANQIQSLQHANIERERKEEELDRCKAKMQKMEARIEDLQELLNEKAKVQSQLSVENAKLRETSEKQNRQLSRLDMHNEELKYKLRESVSSPMRDGGNKARARSTAYKRYSVADPTAMSQSWHAADHQSSPRASNGGGRLLGGAHGPHRSNQSSHSLPRGSSEGFQPRMRRSMSETSPPQDACVQQLFASFAAADVSGDSSIDDSLSTFENTPCSQDDLLRLTWVKEDGDLLQQDSESPNTPRVDSSS
- the LOC135919528 gene encoding restin homolog isoform X2 codes for the protein MAEGHRPDTGQQRSSKIARFIPRPQRVIAKKLEDFTALLPKATLNLPSEAEPLPKPTSLSLNHQSTEAPVDEAFRRTHKYLKIGDRVSIGESKHGILQYYGETHFAEGVLCGVELDDAAGGKHSGIVDGVTYFACRPNHGIFVPESKVKLRVQQSVRTLPELSSQAQTENEQPAVRPKSASLLSRLPKLGFSGRASKLRQKEIDTTDEVDELGSYVTGRNTEAASYSADHAPLWRDATATCSPDSDSDDYDRRDSSLRDRVSPEVLQELRSALMSELPPQEPAPDPSAAPKNTLSPIHENSDEVENRCAKKTLSQSPEGAVGGVDFLSPIAEIMDEVDEGSKQDSLGILTDGAMRDIAVSVDGQSYQGVLPNSFSIDDVADIVDEEQLDEGDEQPCAASTEFKPSDPLTDDNIPMISSNVLRILQYNFPDQVDYLNTVMARSGAIITNEPSPLSHTMSETPSSVTADLNSDESSMKKTSDSLECSSGFATSIGSVECELPSAADALTAVNLSSLQGEDGTRPKRPTSAYTVRSTDTGFQGDSEMENQSEAGTAVSPCEDKMMRWSTCSSQDSGAVSESEFQRRNLHPDCCPDCGRVPSPAGKHLPSLRLQAPVSKDPMLAVKQDETGAVQQRSTSEPEVVHSAGEREITCEEGSSPDAHPAGAGESQTNEPETATKDADDIDIEKPVAEPEEAKVATMEKTGKAVKTTLKRVPISFPKPAPKLVVSKVKAMIEASKTESEEPTKKIVRQPKKGRWDDVTSKLAASMADDKVKPKVKEVKSKVFTNLEGAKQQATRPTALPPTLRKPGRCSTSSRGSVRTETDAATPSSEHHHDSPCGESSKDDTADSTTTAQDSTIMKGGDAASVHSSGKGAASVKSALSERKTKPTPKRPDYPRPWNTRPPTKELDGASMSRPALARRSLPMQPKSPCMPKTVHFSPLPCSPAPRRQDVKKGTAGAASQVISQGPGTGRPSKIGEVRIQAQSKAEFTKEIQRLGALCESKTKELTMLKLQLRHASAGFASFGVIIQHLNAQVLQNNSFRIPKLSEELRKSQEEIEKARIAIEEYKNNIEEYKRNQEKEIKAQKAELEAMHTQRIEELEATHKNELTGYLESHARKIEEMKAFYTDIIESDRKSHEETLDALKQRHREKIDAINEEYSLQLDSINEDHQARQKELEQRYETLQQQHKALQQQAREFQESVLSDTDAKIQWLSKKNADLQKEVESLNVVLEMRANQIQSLQHANIERERKEEELDRCKAKMQKMEARIEDLQELLNEKAKVQSQLSVENAKLRETSEKQNRQLSRLDMHNEELKYKLRESVSSPMRDGGNKARARSTAYKRYSVADPTAMSQSWHAADHQSSPRASNGGGRLLGGAHGPHRSNQSSHSLPRGSSEGFQPRMRRSMSETSPPQDACVQQLFASFAAADVSGDSSIDDSLSTFENTPCSQDDLLRLTWVKEDGDLLQQDSESPNTPRVDSSS